In Daucus carota subsp. sativus chromosome 4, DH1 v3.0, whole genome shotgun sequence, one DNA window encodes the following:
- the LOC135152179 gene encoding uncharacterized protein LOC135152179, with product MAYMNAIGCSKGLSNSRPPLFDGTNFATWKTRFKIYARSQGVKVWMAIEDGTIIPSKIVDDVTIKKKVSEYTHEEEDRMNIAAKAEMVLTSALTEKEYKRINNCKSAQEMWNKLVVTYECTTDIKDSRMDTLIQEYENFKLQDGENIIDMETRFTRIIDELSQLGKNYTQNEKNHRFLKSLPPSWKVKVTTIKEMHNLNDYHIDNLFGNLRAYEEDNIPNVVVPKVEDKKKNMALKAILIDEEENDEELNEELQNLDESEIALLMRQLRRVLQSKAQRILVAENGWDLSEDEEPPEASEEVVNLCLMAIEDATSTDPSTTNQEVSISAPTLVDIPLLKLSSLNLLNMEKDELIKLLVEINTRYDYLDQLFLSTWSEKEKLEDVYQTQQKEFSRIKESNIKLEEQMVSLQDSFNLDNNKTKNEITKLEVENISLLLQEEEMEDEKLKLNENIRKLHVDLLNLKILNESMTQEKSTTSYQKDKLEKEFAHVLEDKEKDFKIETQKLKDAHSTS from the exons atggcTTATATGAATGCTATCGGTTGTAGtaaaggtctctcaaattctagacctcctctatttgatggcacaaactttgctacttggaaaactagatttaaaatatatgcaagatctcaaggagtcaaagtttggatggccatagaagatggtactATTATACCGAGTAAAATTGTCGACGATGTTACCATcaaaaagaaagtaagtgaatacactcacgaagaagaagatagaatgaatattGCCGCaaaagcggaaatggttctTACAAGTGCACTTacggaaaaagaatataaacgaataaacaattgcaagtcggcacaagaaatgtggaacaaattaGTGGTAACCTATGAATGTACTACCGATataaaagattctcgaatggacacattgatccaagaatacgagaactttaaactccaagatggagaaaatatcatcgatatggaaacaagatttactcGAATAATCGATGAACTATctcaactcggaaagaactatacacaaaatgaaaagaatcatAGATTTCTTAAATCTTtacctccgagttggaaagtgAAAGTCACTACTATTAAAGAGATGCATAATCTCAATGACTATCACATTGATAACCTATTCGGAaaccttcgtgcttacgaaGAAGATAATATTCCGAATGTTGTTGTTCCCAAAGTGgaagacaagaagaaaaatatggcactAAAGGCTATATTAATTGACGAAGAAGAAAATGATGAAGAATTAAATGAAGAACTTCAAAATCTCGACGAAAGCGAAATTGCTTTACTCATGagacaacttcgtcgtgtgcttcaaagcaaagcacaaag gattctcgtggccgaaaatggttgggatttaagtgaagatgaggAACCTCCCGAagcaagtgaagaagtggttaaTCTATGTTTGATGGCAATTGAAGATGCTACATCAACAGATCCTTCCACTACTAACCAAGAGGTAAGTATTTCTGCACCAACTTTAGTTGATATTCCTCTTCTTAAACTCTCTAGTTTAAACTTGCTAAATATGGAAAAAGATGAATTGATCAAGTTGCTAGTTGAAATAAATACTCGATATGACTATCTTgatcaattatttttatctacttGGTCCGAGAAAGAAAAACTTGAAGATGTATATCAAACTCAACAAAAAGAGTTTTCTCGGATAAAGGAATCAAATATTAAACTTGAAGAACAAATGGTATCTCTTCAAGATTCCTTTAATCTTGACAACAACAAgaccaagaatgaaattacaaaattggaagtTGAAAATATTTCCTTGTTGTTACAAGAGGAAGAAATGGAAGATGAGAAgcttaaattaaatgaaaacatTCGAAAGCTTCATGTTGATTTactaaatcttaaaatattaaacgaGTCAATGACTCAAGAAAAATCAACTACGAGTTATCAAAAAGATAAACTCGAAAAAGAATTTGCTCATGTCCTTgaagataaagaaaaagattttaaaatagaaaCTCAAAAACTCAAGGATGCTCATTCAACATCTTAG
- the LOC135151922 gene encoding uncharacterized protein LOC135151922, which produces MAFINAIGCSEGLSNSRPPLFDGTNFATWKTRFRIYARSQGVKVWMAIEDGTIIPTKIVDDITIEKKVSEYTHDEEDRMNIAAKAEMVLTSALAEKEYKRVNNCKSAQEMWNKLVVTYEGTTDIKDSRMDTLIQEYENFKLQDGENIIDMETRFTRIVDELAQLGKNYTRNEKNRRVLKSLPPSWKVKVTTIKEMHNLNDYHIDNLFGNLRAYEEDNVPDIVVPKVEDKKKNMALKSILIDEDENDEELNEELQNLDESEIALLTRQLRRVLQSKAQRYGKGFLKSNNQQRVFNSNGRPNYSQNYTPNYKSNYPTTGYNKGKVNQSPNAYNHANNNHTYTPPKPKEQNPEEAQDVCFECKQPGHFKRECPKLSKGRILVAENGWDLSEDEEISETNEEVVNLCLMALEDDSSSSDVSTSNDEVSSRSKVLHNLHLFSESSLHLLELSKSDLIDLVVEINKISSSANQRTLSLWSEKENIEKMNKTQEEELSRIKDLNLKNEEEISSLCEQNDILKNEHNKSKDIIMRLEVENVSLVLQTEELENEKLQLNGDNTKLHIDLLNLKIQNESLTQEKSTSVSQKDNLELVHALKEKDKIFELETQKLKDEHSKILAHALDQERILNGKLNVLIKENENLEVVVQRFTKGNTMLDRMVHSKTSYNHEGLGYDKNAQPKKFVQDKKQTTFVPASPRYKCSYCNKDGHTVEYCRIKNGEIKGKYVWVRKGTKPYHKVDQNVRNKNVDNTQRQPRFSYVQQPISYQHRNTRYNAYSNGQTSRSRSIPSQHFYPQNTMYYPNDRNNMYQGVNFQRNNPLRNTRYYDYSRNVASRNSYVPNHDYTMPSFYRTNSNAYNDTLTRGPLRRKGTYKFN; this is translated from the coding sequence atggcTTTTATCAATGCCATcggttgtagtgaaggtctctcaaattctagacctcctttATTTGATGGCACGAACTTTGCCACTTGGAAAACAAGATTTCGCATTTATGCTAGAAGTCAAggtgtcaaagtttggatggccatagaagatggtacaatTATTCCGACTAAAATAGTCGACGATATTActatcgaaaagaaagtaagtgaatatactcacgatgaggaagatagaatgaatatcgccgctaaagcggaaatggttctcacaagtgcacttgcagaaaaagaatataaacgagtaaacaattgcaagtccgcacaagaaatgtggaacaagttagtagtaacctatgaaggaactaccgacattaaagattctcgaatggatactttgatccaagaatacgagaacttcaaactccaagatggagaaaatatcatcgacatggaaacaagatttactcGTATCGTCGATGAATTAGctcaactcggaaagaactatACTCGAAATGAGAAGAATCGTAGAGTTCTTAAATCTTtacctccgagttggaaagttaaagttacaactatcaaagagatgcacaatctcaatgattaccacatcgataacttattcggaaaccttcgtgcttacgaagaagataatgttccggatattgtcgttcctaaagtggaagacaaaaagaaaaatatggcttTAAAGTCCATATTAATCGATGAGGATGAAAACGACGAGGAGTTGAATGAAGAACTCCAAAATCTCGACGAAAGCGAGATCGCTCTCTTAACGAGACAACTTCGTCGTGTACTTCAAAGTAAAGCTCAAAGgtatggaaaaggcttccttaaatcgaataatcaacaaagagtttttaactctaatggaaggcctaattactctcaaaactATACTCCAAATTATAAGAGTAATTATCCTACTACGGGCTATAACAAAGGCAAAGTCAATCAAAGCCCTAATGCTTATAATCATGCCAATAACAACCATACTTACACTCCTCCTAaaccaaaagaacaaaatccggAGGAAGCACAGGATGTGTGTTTCGAGTGTAAGCAACCCGGTCACTTTAAACGGGAATGTCCTAAACTTTCTAAAGGAAGGATTCTCGTGGCCGAAAatggttgggatttaagtgaagatgaagaGATCTCGGAAACTAATGAAGAAGTGGTCAACTTGTGCTTGATGGCTCTCGAGGATGATTCTTCGTCATCGGATGTCTCCACTTCAAATGATGAGGTAAGTTCTCGATCTAAAGTTTTACATAATTTACATCTCTTTAGTGAATCTTCATTGCATTTATTGGAATTGAGTAaaagtgatttgattgatttggtggttgaaataaataaaataagtagTAGTGCTAATCAACGAACTCTCTCACTATGGTCCGAGAAGGAAAATATTGAAAAGATGAATAAAACTCAAGAAGAAGAGTTATCTCGGATTAAGGATCTAAATCTTAAAAATGAGGAAGAAATCTCATCTCTTTGTGAACAAAATGATATCTTGAAAAATGAGCATAATAAGAGTAAAGATATTATTATGAGATTGGAAGTTGAAAATGTTTCCTTAGTTCTACAAACCGAGGAATTAGAAAATGAGAAGCTACAATTAAATGGAGATAATACTAAGCTTCATATTGACTTATTGAATTTGAAAATCCAAAATGAGTCATTAACTCAAGAAAAATCAACTTCGGTTTCTCAAAAAGATAACCTTGAATTAGTTCATGCCTTGAAAGAAAAAGACAAGATATTTGAGTTAGAAACTCAAAAATTGAAGGatgaacactcaaagattttagCTCATGCCTTAGATCAAGAAAGGATTCTTAATGGTAAATTAAATGTCTTGATCAAGGAAAATGAAAATCTTGAAGTTGTAGTTCAAAGGTTCACTAAGGGTAATACGATGTTAGATAGAATGGTACATTCTAAGACATCATATAATCATGAAGGAttaggatatgataaaaatgctcaaccTAAAAAGTTTGTACAAGACAAGAAACAAACTACCTTTGTTCCCGCTTCACCTAGATATAAATGTTCATATTGCAATAAAGATGGACATACTGTTGAATATTGTAGAATCAAGAATGGTGAGATTAAGGGGAAGTATGTATGGGTTCGAAAAGGAACAAAACCATATCATAAGGTTGATCAAAATGTGAGAAATAAAAACGTTGATAACACTCAAAGACAACCACGGTTTAGTTATGTTCAACAACCAATTTCGTATCAACATAGAAACACAAGGTATAATGCTTATTCGAATGGACAAACTTCTAGAAGTCGTTCTATTCCTAGTCAACATTTCTATCCACAAAATACCATGTATTATCCAAATGATAGAAATAACATGTATCAAGGTGTAAACTTTCAAAGAAACAATCCTTTAAGAAACACAAGATACTATGACTATTCTAGGAATGTTGCATCTAGAAACTCCTATGTGCCTAATCATGATTATACTATGCCTAGTTTCTATCGTACGAACTCGAATGCTTATAATGATACACTAACCCGAGGACCCTTAAGACGAAAGGGTAcctataaatttaattga